In the genome of Chloroherpetonaceae bacterium, one region contains:
- the pyrF gene encoding orotidine-5'-phosphate decarboxylase, with amino-acid sequence MLKARLNTLISQKQSWLCVGLDPDIVQLPTPFLQSQDPVQEFIHAVIDATAEWAVAYKPNFAFFESQGLKGLSTLETTMKALPTHAITIADIKRADIGHTSRHYARAFFEVWNFDAVTVPPYMGYDSLEPFFAYTNKMTFVLCLTSNSGAIDFELQPLATGKRLYEWVLEKAVMWNYAGNVGIVVGATHAELIGQIRASAPDLCFLVPGVGAQGGSLESALIHSVDTEKRSAVINISRALIYPDGCFQRISDFAAAVAQRAEQFVRAMRHALAHTSQTPATKF; translated from the coding sequence ATGCTGAAAGCACGCCTTAACACGCTTATTTCGCAAAAGCAGTCATGGCTCTGCGTAGGACTTGATCCTGATATAGTGCAATTGCCCACTCCGTTTTTGCAATCGCAAGATCCCGTGCAAGAATTCATACATGCTGTCATTGACGCCACTGCGGAGTGGGCGGTGGCGTACAAACCTAATTTTGCTTTCTTCGAGTCGCAGGGTCTTAAAGGCTTATCAACACTGGAAACCACCATGAAAGCCTTGCCCACACATGCGATTACGATTGCTGATATCAAGCGCGCTGATATTGGTCACACTTCTCGCCACTACGCCCGTGCCTTCTTTGAGGTCTGGAACTTTGATGCGGTTACCGTGCCGCCGTATATGGGCTATGATTCACTTGAACCGTTTTTTGCATACACCAACAAAATGACCTTCGTGCTGTGCCTCACTTCGAACTCAGGTGCTATTGACTTCGAGCTACAACCCCTTGCAACAGGGAAGCGGCTCTACGAATGGGTGCTGGAAAAAGCTGTGATGTGGAACTACGCAGGAAATGTAGGTATCGTAGTTGGTGCAACTCACGCTGAGCTGATTGGTCAGATTCGTGCCAGTGCTCCTGACCTTTGCTTTCTTGTGCCCGGTGTGGGTGCACAAGGTGGCTCACTGGAATCCGCCCTGATTCATAGCGTGGACACCGAAAAACGTTCGGCTGTTATCAACATTAGCCGCGCTCTCATCTACCCTGACGGTTGTTTTCAGCGTATTTCTGATTTTGCTGCAGCCGTTGCCCAGAGAGCCGAACAATTTGTTCGAGCTATGCGACACGCTCTGGCGCATACCAGTCAGACCCCTGCAACGAAGTTCTAA
- the dacB gene encoding D-alanyl-D-alanine carboxypeptidase/D-alanyl-D-alanine-endopeptidase has product MRYPLRSNQICGALMFSFLLSLVFSHFALPQEIFQKGMFERKPLPPRSKAEQQKLKAFRQALEQLFAQPSMQHVLWGVRIESLSRKEVLFKQLSEKNFIPASNQKLLTVAAALTYLDTAFQYTTNVFARGRLERLPDHTGVLQGDLIVTSNGNPCLSGKWLDPQNGEMGSPTLFFEAVADSLLSAGIRIVKGNLIGDDSAFEPSPLSQDWFNGDGEYATGLEWDDLSYGMAAPISALSFNENAVWVQAFPADTVGKPPVIVLLPPTGFVSIQNYATTSAKNTRRTLLISRIMGTNTIVISGELPITQKRGYSEKISIERPAMFFLTVLLETLAKKGIRIEGEIRRKHTAETFIKDSLRLIAQYRSPSLMEILTYLQKESSNYLSEQVLRTVGAAYQGGGKGSLEAGLQAMRKVLSVAGAKPEEFLGFDGSGLSRKNRISPDAILSLLRWFYHSSKFETFLKTLAIAGFDGTMLERLRHTKAEKRVFAKTGYLSGVRTISGYLYGENGEWFAFSLMAMNYTQARRDIEELQDKVLELLADFAAKATPASDFAAPASP; this is encoded by the coding sequence ATGAGATATCCTCTCCGCAGTAACCAAATATGTGGCGCATTGATGTTCTCTTTTCTTCTCAGCCTTGTGTTCTCTCACTTTGCGCTCCCGCAAGAGATTTTCCAGAAAGGAATGTTTGAGCGCAAACCTTTGCCACCCCGCTCAAAAGCAGAGCAGCAAAAGCTTAAGGCGTTTAGGCAAGCATTAGAGCAACTATTTGCTCAGCCGTCTATGCAGCATGTGCTTTGGGGTGTGCGCATTGAGTCGCTCAGCCGAAAAGAAGTTCTCTTCAAACAACTGAGCGAGAAAAATTTTATTCCTGCCTCGAACCAAAAACTTCTCACGGTGGCAGCAGCCCTGACATATCTGGACACTGCTTTTCAATACACCACCAATGTTTTTGCGCGTGGTCGGCTTGAGCGGTTGCCCGATCATACAGGCGTGCTACAAGGCGACCTAATAGTAACCAGCAACGGCAACCCTTGTCTGTCAGGCAAATGGCTTGACCCTCAAAACGGCGAGATGGGCTCACCAACGCTGTTCTTCGAAGCTGTTGCCGATAGCCTGCTCAGCGCTGGCATTCGCATTGTCAAGGGCAACCTCATCGGCGACGATAGCGCCTTCGAACCATCGCCGCTCTCGCAAGATTGGTTCAATGGCGATGGCGAGTATGCGACTGGCTTGGAGTGGGACGACCTCTCATATGGAATGGCTGCACCTATTTCAGCTCTTTCCTTTAACGAAAATGCGGTCTGGGTGCAAGCTTTTCCCGCCGATACAGTTGGCAAGCCTCCTGTGATTGTTCTACTGCCCCCGACTGGGTTTGTCTCCATTCAGAACTATGCCACCACCTCTGCCAAGAATACACGGCGCACCTTATTGATTTCTCGCATTATGGGCACAAACACAATTGTCATTTCAGGTGAGTTGCCAATTACACAAAAGCGCGGCTACAGCGAGAAAATCTCCATTGAGCGGCCTGCAATGTTTTTTCTTACCGTGCTTTTAGAAACCTTAGCCAAAAAGGGCATTCGCATTGAGGGCGAAATTCGCCGAAAGCACACGGCTGAGACATTTATCAAGGATTCTCTGCGCCTGATTGCGCAATATCGTTCCCCTTCACTGATGGAAATTTTAACTTACCTGCAAAAAGAAAGTAGCAACTACCTTTCGGAGCAAGTTTTGCGGACAGTTGGCGCAGCCTATCAAGGCGGTGGGAAAGGTTCACTGGAAGCTGGGCTGCAAGCCATGCGCAAAGTGCTGTCCGTTGCTGGTGCCAAGCCAGAAGAATTTCTTGGCTTTGATGGCAGTGGGTTGAGCCGCAAAAATCGCATTTCACCTGATGCCATCCTCAGCCTTCTGCGCTGGTTTTACCACTCCAGCAAGTTCGAGACTTTTCTTAAAACCTTAGCGATTGCTGGCTTCGATGGCACGATGCTGGAACGCTTGCGCCACACCAAAGCTGAAAAGCGTGTTTTTGCCAAAACAGGTTACCTTTCAGGCGTGCGCACAATTTCTGGATACCTCTATGGC